GCACTTGCCATATCTTCATCACAAGAGTTTGAAACGACAACATAACACTGGTTCATCACAGCCAGCGCACGGGAGAGTACTTCCAGATGTGTTTTACGCGGCTTCCCCCATCTTGAAGGCACAAACACGACATCCGCACCTTCCAGCTGTTGCCATAGCTCTTTGAACCGCAGCTCAAAACAGATCAGTATGGCATACTTCACCCCTTCGATCTCAAAAGGTTTGATCTTCTTCTTTTTCCCTTCGAGAAAATAAAGGTCCTCATCTCCCAGTTTAAAGAGTTTTACCTTCTCTTGCCGATGTACGATCTTATGCTTATGGATGACCACTGCCTGATTCACAAAATGCCCATCCTCTTCAAGAATAAGGGTGAAGACTACGATCTGATCGTTCACCTCTTTTTTGAGTGTTTTCAGTGCATTGGCAGAAAATTTTGCAGCCGTGGCCATATGCTCATAATCGAACGAGGTCATAAAGACTTCGGGTGCCACAACAATGTGCTTGTCTTGATGTTCTCTCAGATGAAAAAGGAGTGTATCAAGGTTTTCCTGATACCGTTTGTGCGAAGGAAGCTGTAAAGTGACAACTTCCATGGTTTTAGGCAGGATCAACATGCAAAGACCTAAAAGTCATCCAGGTCCAGACTTCCTTTGGAGTAGTTCGTTACATTTCCTTCAAAGAAGTTTGTCTTTTGATCATTAAACTGTGAAAAGTTGTCTACCCATTTGATAGGGTGTTCCACATTATAGATCTTCTCAAGCCCCACCGCATGCAATCTTTTATCCGCAAGATATTG
The sequence above is drawn from the Sulfurovum sp. TSL1 genome and encodes:
- a CDS encoding carbon-nitrogen hydrolase family protein; its protein translation is MLILPKTMEVVTLQLPSHKRYQENLDTLLFHLREHQDKHIVVAPEVFMTSFDYEHMATAAKFSANALKTLKKEVNDQIVVFTLILEEDGHFVNQAVVIHKHKIVHRQEKVKLFKLGDEDLYFLEGKKKKIKPFEIEGVKYAILICFELRFKELWQQLEGADVVFVPSRWGKPRKTHLEVLSRALAVMNQCYVVVSNSCDEDMASASSIISPTGEVTKDDTLEAVEGCIDFREIKKMRRYIVMD